The following proteins come from a genomic window of Nocardiopsis sp. YSL2:
- a CDS encoding DNA translocase FtsK has translation MPARASSGGSGRKKPASRRPAAKKRMPDGPIAFAVTMFGQFLLVLWKLIAHTVGGAARAVGRSARDLDPDLRRDGAGLILLAAGILVAGAVWWQSEGPLLAYTRLAVEGTFGTFSPILPLLFLPIAVKLMRTPAGGREGDAGRLFIGFSSIMLGLLGLIHIGHGIPQPSEGMEALQKSGGLIGFVASGPLSAVITPWLTGLLLVLVLLFGVLVVTATPIRRIPERLQALFGALLERDTGPDAGIGILGADTGKRKKAAKPRRKASASAEESVAGDHERPYDSPVLPDEPEPVAPALTDDGEAAEATAGRRGKGRAKAKDPAPDPTPAPGATEQLSIPSRVVEGDYELPVASMLKPGSPSKPRTKANDDVVAALSGVLTQFKLDAEVTGFTRGPTVTRYEIELGPAVKVEKVTALAKNISLAVKSADVRIQSPIPGKSAIGVEIPNTDKDIVSLGDVLGSPAATSDDHPMLVGLGKDVEGSNVVANLAKMPHVLVAGATGAGKSTCINGLITSLMMRSTPDEVRMILVDPKRVELTMYEGIPHLITPIITNPKRAAEALQWVVGEMDRRYDDLAASGYRHVDDFNAAVRKGELTTPPGSERVYEPYPYLLVIVDELADLMMVAPRDVEDAVVRITQLARAAGIHLVLATQRPSVDVVTGLIKANVPSRLAFATSSLSDSRVILDQPGAEKLVGKGDALFLPMGAGKPIRLQNAWVSEKEIRGIVDHCKKQSEPSYREDVAAPETKKKEIDEDIGDDLDLLLQAVELVVTTQFGSTSMLQRKLRVGFAKAGRLMDLMESRDVVGPSEGSKARDVLVSPDELPGVLTEIRG, from the coding sequence ATGCCCGCGCGTGCCTCCTCCGGCGGTTCCGGACGCAAGAAGCCCGCGTCGCGCAGACCAGCGGCGAAGAAGCGTATGCCCGACGGTCCGATCGCCTTCGCGGTCACCATGTTCGGGCAGTTCCTGCTGGTCCTGTGGAAGCTGATCGCGCACACCGTGGGCGGTGCCGCCCGCGCGGTCGGCCGCAGCGCCCGCGACCTGGACCCCGATCTGCGCAGGGACGGCGCCGGGCTCATCCTCCTCGCCGCGGGCATCCTCGTGGCCGGAGCCGTGTGGTGGCAGAGCGAGGGCCCGCTGCTGGCCTACACGCGCCTGGCCGTCGAGGGCACCTTCGGCACCTTCTCACCGATCCTGCCGCTGCTGTTCCTGCCCATCGCCGTCAAGCTGATGCGCACCCCCGCCGGCGGCAGGGAGGGCGACGCGGGTCGGCTGTTCATCGGCTTCAGTTCGATCATGCTCGGCCTGCTCGGACTCATCCACATCGGCCACGGCATCCCGCAGCCCTCGGAGGGGATGGAGGCGCTGCAGAAGTCGGGCGGCCTCATCGGCTTCGTCGCCTCGGGCCCCCTCAGCGCTGTCATCACCCCCTGGCTCACCGGCCTGCTCCTGGTCCTGGTACTGCTCTTCGGCGTCCTCGTGGTCACCGCGACCCCCATCCGCCGCATTCCCGAACGCCTCCAGGCCCTGTTCGGGGCGCTCCTGGAACGCGACACCGGGCCCGACGCGGGGATCGGCATCCTGGGGGCCGACACCGGCAAGAGGAAGAAGGCCGCCAAACCGCGGCGCAAGGCCTCCGCGAGCGCCGAGGAGTCGGTGGCGGGCGACCACGAGCGCCCCTACGACAGCCCCGTGCTGCCGGACGAGCCCGAACCGGTCGCCCCGGCCCTCACCGACGACGGGGAGGCGGCCGAGGCCACCGCGGGCAGGCGGGGGAAGGGCCGCGCCAAGGCCAAGGACCCGGCCCCCGACCCCACGCCGGCGCCCGGGGCCACGGAACAGCTGTCCATCCCCTCCCGCGTGGTGGAGGGCGACTACGAGCTGCCCGTGGCGAGCATGCTCAAGCCGGGCAGCCCGTCCAAGCCGCGTACCAAGGCCAACGACGACGTGGTGGCCGCACTCTCGGGCGTGCTCACCCAGTTCAAGCTCGACGCCGAGGTCACCGGATTCACCCGGGGGCCGACGGTGACCCGCTACGAGATCGAGCTGGGTCCCGCGGTCAAGGTCGAGAAGGTCACCGCGCTGGCCAAGAACATCTCCCTGGCCGTCAAGAGCGCCGACGTGCGCATCCAGTCGCCGATCCCGGGCAAGTCCGCCATCGGGGTGGAGATCCCCAACACCGACAAGGACATCGTCAGCCTGGGCGACGTGCTGGGCTCCCCGGCGGCGACCTCCGACGACCACCCGATGCTGGTGGGACTGGGCAAGGACGTCGAGGGCTCCAACGTCGTGGCCAACCTCGCCAAGATGCCGCACGTGCTGGTGGCCGGCGCGACCGGTGCCGGCAAGTCGACCTGCATCAACGGGCTCATCACCTCGCTGATGATGCGCTCCACGCCCGACGAGGTGCGGATGATCCTGGTCGACCCCAAGCGGGTCGAGCTGACCATGTACGAGGGCATCCCGCACCTGATCACCCCCATCATCACCAACCCCAAGCGGGCCGCGGAGGCCCTGCAGTGGGTCGTGGGGGAGATGGACCGGCGCTACGACGACCTGGCCGCCTCCGGCTACAGGCACGTCGACGACTTCAACGCGGCCGTGCGCAAGGGCGAGCTCACCACGCCGCCCGGCAGCGAGCGCGTGTACGAGCCCTACCCCTACCTGCTGGTGATCGTGGACGAGCTCGCCGACCTGATGATGGTCGCCCCGCGCGACGTCGAGGACGCCGTCGTGCGCATCACCCAGCTCGCCCGCGCCGCCGGCATCCACCTCGTACTCGCCACCCAGCGGCCGAGCGTCGACGTCGTCACCGGTCTGATCAAGGCCAACGTGCCCTCCCGGCTGGCCTTCGCCACCTCCAGCCTCTCCGACAGCCGCGTCATCCTCGACCAGCCCGGCGCGGAGAAGCTGGTGGGCAAGGGCGACGCGCTGTTCCTGCCCATGGGCGCGGGCAAGCCCATCCGGCTGCAGAACGCCTGGGTCTCGGAGAAGGAGATCCGGGGGATCGTCGACCACTGCAAGAAGCAGTCCGAGCCCAGCTACCGCGAGGACGTCGCGGCGCCCGAGACCAAGAAGAAGGAGATCGACGAGGACATCGGCGACGACCTCGACCTGCTGCTGCAGGCCGTCGAGCTGGTCGTCACCACCCAGTTCGGGTCCACGTCGATGCTCCAGCGCAAGCTGCGCGTGGGCTTCGCCAAGGCGGGCCGCCTGATGGACCTCATGGAGAGCCGCGACGTCGTCGGCCCCAGCGAGGGCTCCAAGGCCCGCGACGTGCTCGTCTCCCCGGACGAACTGCCCGGGGTGCTCACCGAGATCCGGGGCTGA
- the dapA gene encoding 4-hydroxy-tetrahydrodipicolinate synthase, which translates to MTNPKNRPFGKMLTAMVTPMLEDGEIDYEGAGRLATYLVDEQHNDGLVISGTTGESPTTSDEEKDNLLRAVLEAVGDRATVVAGVGTNDTRHSIKLAKAAEKAGAHGLLAVTPYYNKPPQEGLIRHFTTIADSTGLPVMLYDIPHRTGTPIASETLVRLAEHPRIVANKDAKDNVGASSWVMERTDLAYYCGTDILNLPLLSVGAAGFVSVVGHIVGSDLREMIDVYESGEVSQALAIHRRLTPVYTGMFRTQGVITTKAVLNLFGLPSGPVRTPLADASAELQALLREDLAAAGVKGPIGLAPHQAVPASAVHVERLAEGSV; encoded by the coding sequence ATGACGAACCCCAAGAACCGCCCATTCGGCAAGATGCTGACCGCGATGGTCACTCCGATGCTGGAGGACGGTGAGATCGACTACGAGGGCGCCGGGAGACTGGCCACCTACCTGGTCGACGAGCAGCACAACGACGGCCTCGTGATCAGCGGCACCACCGGTGAGTCGCCCACCACCAGCGACGAGGAGAAGGACAACCTGCTCCGGGCGGTCCTGGAAGCGGTCGGCGACCGCGCCACCGTCGTCGCCGGTGTCGGCACCAACGACACCCGTCACAGCATCAAGCTGGCCAAGGCCGCGGAGAAGGCGGGTGCGCACGGTCTGCTGGCCGTCACCCCCTACTACAACAAGCCGCCGCAGGAAGGCCTGATCCGGCACTTCACGACCATCGCGGACAGCACCGGCCTGCCGGTCATGCTCTACGACATCCCGCACCGCACCGGAACGCCGATCGCCTCCGAGACCCTGGTCCGCCTGGCCGAGCACCCGCGCATCGTGGCGAACAAGGACGCCAAGGACAACGTCGGCGCCAGCTCCTGGGTCATGGAGCGCACCGACCTGGCCTACTACTGCGGCACCGACATCCTGAACCTGCCGCTGCTCTCGGTGGGCGCGGCCGGGTTCGTCAGCGTCGTCGGCCACATCGTCGGCAGCGACCTGCGCGAGATGATCGACGTCTACGAGTCGGGCGAGGTCAGCCAGGCGCTGGCCATCCACCGCCGTCTGACGCCCGTGTACACGGGCATGTTCCGGACCCAGGGCGTCATCACCACCAAGGCCGTGCTCAACCTGTTCGGCCTGCCCTCCGGCCCGGTCCGCACCCCGCTGGCCGACGCCTCCGCCGAGCTCCAGGCCCTCCTGCGCGAGGACCTCGCCGCGGCCGGCGTCAAGGGTCCCATCGGGCTCGCCCCGCACCAGGCCGTCCCGGCCAGTGCCGTCCATGTCGAGCGTCTGGCGGAGGGATCCGTATGA
- a CDS encoding CinA family protein, which produces MTGGGEDLGPQVAAVAAAQAAHESLLARGATCATAESLTGGLIGAHLTAVPGSSATYRGGVVTYATQTKADLLGVPEELLAAHGAVHPGVAEAMASGARRLLGADFAVAVTGVAGPEPQDGQPVGTVYAAVAGPSGNSAARAFRFTGDRGGIRYATVEGALALLDSAVRGNAVDGTRF; this is translated from the coding sequence GTGACCGGGGGCGGCGAGGACCTCGGTCCGCAGGTCGCCGCCGTGGCCGCCGCGCAGGCGGCCCACGAGTCCCTGCTCGCGCGCGGTGCCACCTGCGCCACCGCCGAGTCGCTCACCGGCGGCCTGATCGGCGCGCACCTGACCGCCGTGCCCGGGTCCTCGGCCACCTACCGCGGCGGTGTGGTGACCTACGCCACCCAGACCAAGGCCGATCTCCTCGGCGTCCCGGAGGAGCTCCTGGCCGCCCACGGCGCCGTCCACCCGGGCGTGGCCGAGGCGATGGCCTCGGGCGCACGCCGTCTCCTGGGCGCGGATTTCGCCGTCGCGGTGACGGGCGTCGCCGGGCCGGAACCCCAGGACGGACAGCCCGTGGGCACCGTCTACGCGGCCGTCGCCGGGCCCTCCGGGAACTCCGCCGCCCGTGCCTTTCGTTTCACCGGTGATCGTGGGGGTATCCGATACGCCACGGTCGAGGGCGCACTCGCGCTGCTGGACTCGGCCGTCCGCGGGAACGCGGTGGACGGCACCCGGTTCTGA
- a CDS encoding helix-turn-helix domain-containing protein has translation MATIGHTLAAARIAAGYTVADLSTRTRIRERVLKGIEAEDFVPCGGDFYARGHIRGICRALGLDPDPLLAEYERDHADKAKLAFVPLQRHPAAAPEAARAIAAARAAARGSDDDTMAGPLRVGDDGEDPADAAERWGHFERRRHVDRPVRGRAPRGKAQRGKAQQGKAQQGKAPSGGVPAPRVGRHSAQYRERTAAAETATGVRTASRDAERPRPGTRAADRTRRRPAEAVRRHWPWAVVGVILVLAVFVGVRAWQGWEGELPLRSAVESGSVVGPAQDGGGAAHASVADVPALEPPTEFTVGVAASDRTWLKVTDTDGTDLFTGFLLAGQSQEYVSDDTLTLRVGHAGALRVSVDGRDLGAAGSSGAVKEVTVDADGFTG, from the coding sequence ATGGCGACGATCGGCCACACTCTGGCCGCCGCACGCATCGCGGCGGGCTACACGGTCGCGGACCTCAGCACCCGTACACGCATCCGGGAACGGGTCCTCAAGGGCATCGAAGCGGAGGACTTCGTCCCCTGCGGAGGGGACTTCTACGCCCGCGGACACATCCGGGGCATCTGCCGGGCCCTGGGACTGGACCCGGATCCGCTCCTGGCGGAGTACGAACGCGACCACGCCGACAAGGCCAAGCTCGCCTTCGTCCCGCTCCAGCGCCACCCGGCGGCCGCCCCCGAGGCCGCCCGGGCGATCGCCGCGGCGCGCGCGGCCGCCCGAGGCTCCGACGACGACACCATGGCCGGGCCGCTGCGGGTCGGCGACGACGGAGAGGACCCCGCCGACGCCGCCGAGCGCTGGGGCCACTTCGAGCGCCGTCGCCACGTGGACCGACCGGTGCGGGGGAGAGCGCCGCGCGGGAAGGCACAGCGGGGGAAGGCACAGCAGGGGAAGGCGCAGCAGGGGAAGGCACCGAGCGGCGGCGTGCCGGCCCCGCGCGTGGGCCGGCACAGCGCCCAGTACCGGGAGCGGACGGCCGCGGCGGAGACCGCGACCGGGGTCCGGACCGCGTCCCGGGACGCCGAGCGCCCGCGTCCGGGGACCCGGGCCGCCGACCGCACCCGTCGGCGCCCGGCCGAAGCCGTCCGCCGGCACTGGCCGTGGGCGGTCGTCGGCGTCATCCTCGTCCTCGCGGTCTTCGTCGGAGTCCGGGCCTGGCAGGGATGGGAGGGCGAGCTCCCGCTGCGTTCGGCCGTCGAGTCCGGCAGCGTGGTCGGCCCCGCGCAGGACGGCGGCGGGGCCGCGCACGCCTCGGTGGCCGACGTGCCCGCGCTGGAGCCGCCCACCGAGTTCACGGTCGGGGTCGCCGCCTCGGACCGGACCTGGCTCAAGGTCACCGACACCGACGGCACGGACCTGTTCACCGGATTCCTGCTGGCGGGCCAGAGCCAGGAGTACGTCTCCGACGACACCCTGACGCTGCGGGTCGGCCACGCCGGAGCGCTCCGCGTGTCCGTCGACGGGCGGGACCTCGGCGCGGCGGGCTCGTCCGGCGCGGTCAAGGAGGTCACCGTCGACGCCGACGGCTTCACCGGGTGA
- a CDS encoding phage holin family protein, translating into MSLIIRVIVNALALWAAVFLIDGIDVTTQDTAGQIMVYLAVGVIFGVVNAIIKPIVKAVGCLFYALTLGLIGLVVNALLLLLTNWIAGLFDLPFHIEGFWPAFWGALVISIVSWVFSMFLPDKNDD; encoded by the coding sequence GTGAGCCTCATTATCAGAGTTATCGTGAACGCGCTCGCCCTTTGGGCGGCTGTCTTCCTGATCGACGGGATCGACGTCACGACCCAGGACACGGCCGGGCAGATCATGGTCTACCTCGCCGTCGGTGTGATCTTCGGCGTGGTCAACGCGATCATCAAACCGATCGTCAAAGCGGTCGGGTGCCTGTTCTACGCGCTGACGCTCGGCCTCATCGGCCTGGTCGTCAACGCGTTGCTGCTCCTGCTCACGAACTGGATCGCGGGTCTGTTCGACCTGCCCTTCCACATCGAGGGATTCTGGCCTGCCTTCTGGGGCGCGCTGGTCATCTCGATCGTCAGCTGGGTCTTCAGCATGTTCCTCCCGGACAAGAACGACGACTGA
- a CDS encoding ribonuclease J — MSHPHPELGPPPPLGKGALRIVPLGGLGEIGRNMTVFEYDGRLLVIDCGVLFPEEEQPGVDLILPDFDYIRDRLDDIEAVVLTHGHEDHIGGVPFLLRERPDIPIVGSKLTLALITAKLGEHRIKPVTVQVEEGERHDFGPFDLEFFAVNHSIPDALAIGMRTPAGSLLHTGDFKMDQLPLDGRLTDLGGFARFGDEGVDLLLSDSTNAEQPGFVVSERNLNDAIDKVFRQSEKRVVVACFASHVHRVQQVIDAAVRHGRKIAFVGRSMVRNMNIARDLGYLSIPGDTVIDVKQLDRLPPDEVLMVCTGSQGEPMAALSRMANRDHQIRIEEGDTILLASSLIPGNENSVNRVINGLTRWGANIVHKGNALVHVSGHASAGELLYVLNMVRPRNFLPVHGEWRHMRAHADLAKLSGVPGDRVVIAEDGVVVDLYKGRAKIVGAVQAGYVYVDGASVGDVTEASLKDRRILGEEGFISVVVAVDSNTGKILGDPEIHTRGAGIGATAYDDVIDKIQDSLDKAARDGVNDPHQLRQLIRRSTGRWVNDTYRRRPMIIPVLVEV; from the coding sequence ATGAGCCATCCCCACCCCGAACTCGGTCCGCCCCCGCCGCTGGGCAAGGGCGCGCTGCGCATCGTCCCGCTGGGCGGTCTCGGCGAGATCGGCCGCAACATGACGGTGTTCGAGTACGACGGACGCCTGCTCGTCATCGACTGCGGTGTGCTCTTCCCCGAGGAGGAGCAGCCCGGCGTCGACCTGATCCTGCCGGACTTCGACTACATCCGGGACCGTCTCGACGACATCGAGGCCGTCGTGCTCACCCACGGGCACGAGGACCACATCGGCGGCGTGCCGTTCCTGCTGCGCGAGCGCCCCGACATCCCGATCGTCGGCTCCAAGCTCACGCTCGCCCTCATCACGGCCAAGCTCGGCGAGCACCGCATCAAGCCCGTGACGGTCCAGGTGGAGGAGGGCGAGCGCCACGACTTCGGCCCGTTCGACCTGGAGTTCTTCGCGGTCAACCACTCCATCCCGGACGCGCTGGCCATCGGCATGCGCACCCCGGCAGGGTCGCTGCTGCACACCGGCGACTTCAAGATGGACCAGCTGCCGCTGGACGGCCGCCTGACCGACCTGGGCGGCTTCGCCCGGTTCGGCGACGAGGGCGTGGACCTGCTGCTGTCGGACTCCACCAACGCCGAGCAGCCCGGCTTCGTGGTGAGCGAGCGCAACCTCAACGACGCCATCGACAAGGTCTTCCGGCAGTCGGAGAAGCGTGTCGTGGTGGCGTGCTTCGCCTCCCACGTGCACCGCGTCCAGCAGGTCATCGACGCGGCGGTCCGGCACGGCCGCAAGATCGCGTTCGTGGGCCGCTCCATGGTCCGCAACATGAACATCGCGCGCGACCTCGGCTACCTCAGCATCCCCGGCGACACCGTCATCGACGTCAAGCAGCTCGACAGGCTGCCTCCCGACGAGGTGCTCATGGTGTGCACCGGGTCCCAGGGCGAGCCGATGGCCGCGCTCAGCCGGATGGCCAACCGGGACCACCAGATCAGGATCGAGGAGGGCGACACGATCCTGCTCGCGTCCTCGCTGATCCCCGGCAACGAGAACTCCGTCAACCGGGTGATCAACGGCCTGACCCGCTGGGGCGCCAACATCGTGCACAAGGGCAACGCGCTGGTGCACGTGTCCGGGCACGCGTCGGCCGGCGAGCTGCTGTACGTGCTCAACATGGTGCGTCCGCGCAACTTCCTGCCGGTGCACGGCGAGTGGCGGCACATGCGCGCCCACGCCGACCTGGCCAAGCTCAGCGGCGTGCCCGGCGACAGGGTCGTCATCGCCGAGGACGGCGTCGTCGTCGACCTCTACAAGGGCCGGGCCAAGATCGTCGGCGCCGTCCAGGCCGGCTACGTGTACGTGGACGGCGCGTCGGTGGGCGACGTGACCGAGGCCTCGCTGAAGGACCGCCGCATCCTCGGCGAGGAGGGCTTCATCTCCGTGGTCGTGGCCGTGGACTCGAACACGGGCAAGATCCTCGGCGACCCCGAGATCCACACCCGGGGCGCGGGCATCGGCGCCACCGCCTACGACGACGTCATCGACAAGATCCAGGACTCCCTGGACAAGGCGGCGCGGGACGGGGTCAACGACCCGCACCAGCTGCGGCAGCTCATCCGCCGCAGCACGGGCCGGTGGGTCAACGACACCTACCGCCGTCGTCCCATGATCATCCCGGTCCTCGTCGAGGTCTGA
- a CDS encoding 1,4-dihydroxy-2-naphthoate polyprenyltransferase encodes MATVGEWVSGVRPRTLPNSIVPVAVGSALAFALEGFVWWKALLAMAVALALQVGVNFANDYSDGVKGTDTAERTGPVRLTATGLAPPRQVLTAALGSFAFAGAVGLVLVATSSWWLLLVGAAAIAAAWYYTGGRTPYGYRGLGEVSVFVFFGLVAVVGTVFVQLGTAPWQAWVAAVPVGLLSCSVLVINNLRDIPTDRETGKITLAVRLGEAGTRRLFAGGLTLAYVVALSLTPVFWWTPLVLLSVPLAVPPVRRVLGGQVGRDLVLGLGETGKLQLAFGALFSLGLLLG; translated from the coding sequence GTGGCCACGGTCGGTGAATGGGTCTCTGGGGTGCGCCCCCGCACGCTGCCGAATTCGATCGTCCCCGTGGCGGTGGGTTCGGCGCTCGCCTTCGCCCTGGAGGGGTTCGTGTGGTGGAAGGCCCTCCTGGCCATGGCGGTGGCCCTGGCGCTCCAGGTGGGTGTGAACTTCGCCAACGACTACAGCGACGGTGTCAAGGGCACCGACACCGCGGAGCGGACCGGGCCGGTCCGGCTGACCGCGACGGGGCTGGCACCGCCCCGGCAGGTCCTCACCGCCGCGCTGGGCTCCTTCGCCTTCGCGGGCGCGGTCGGGCTGGTACTGGTGGCGACGTCCTCGTGGTGGCTGCTGCTGGTGGGGGCCGCCGCGATCGCGGCGGCCTGGTACTACACCGGTGGCCGCACCCCGTACGGGTACCGGGGCCTGGGCGAGGTGTCGGTGTTCGTGTTCTTCGGCCTGGTCGCGGTGGTGGGCACGGTGTTCGTGCAGCTGGGAACCGCGCCGTGGCAGGCGTGGGTGGCGGCGGTGCCGGTGGGGCTGCTGTCCTGTTCGGTCCTGGTGATCAACAACCTGCGGGACATCCCGACCGACCGTGAGACGGGCAAGATCACCCTGGCCGTGCGGCTGGGCGAGGCGGGCACCCGCCGCCTGTTCGCGGGGGGCCTCACCCTGGCCTACGTGGTGGCGCTGTCCCTGACACCGGTGTTCTGGTGGACGCCGCTGGTCCTGCTGTCCGTACCGCTGGCCGTGCCCCCGGTCCGCCGGGTGCTGGGCGGACAGGTCGGCCGCGACCTGGTCCTGGGGCTGGGCGAGACGGGCAAGCTGCAACTGGCCTTCGGCGCCCTGTTCTCCCTGGGCCTGCTCCTGGGCTGA
- the rimO gene encoding 30S ribosomal protein S12 methylthiotransferase RimO has product MSSRRTVSLVTLGCARNEVDSEELAGRLAEGGWDLVDGDAKADVTVVNTCGFIDAAKQDSIETLLEAAENGGKVVAAGCMAERYGSELADALPEAQVIGFDDYSAITDRLDDVVAGRQLVPHDPRDRRTLLPISPADRDASQAHVPGHAAFTDAAGAEGTELPYRAAIPRRRLTGGPVANLKIASGCDRRCTFCAIPTFRGAYISRQPDEILREAEWLAGEGVREVFLVSENSTSYGKDLGDVRALEKLLPRLAAVEGLERVRVSYLQPAEVRPGLIDVLTGTPGVVPYFDLSFQHASGTLLRRMRRFGDRERFLELLRTVRERAPEAGARSNFIVGFPGETEAEFEDLVAFLSEARLDAIGVFGYSDEDNTEALDHPGKLSAEVIGERVDRLNRLSEELMAQRAEERIGTEVTVLVETELEDGAYEGRSGHQAPEVDGSTILYGENLAVGDLVRATVIQSAGADLVAEQDETQADGEAGDR; this is encoded by the coding sequence ATGTCATCGCGCCGTACTGTCTCACTCGTCACCCTGGGGTGTGCGCGTAACGAGGTCGACTCCGAAGAGCTGGCCGGACGCCTGGCCGAAGGCGGCTGGGACCTCGTCGACGGCGACGCCAAGGCCGACGTGACCGTCGTCAACACCTGCGGATTCATCGACGCCGCCAAACAGGACTCCATCGAGACGCTCCTGGAGGCGGCCGAGAACGGCGGCAAGGTCGTCGCCGCCGGGTGCATGGCCGAGCGCTACGGCTCCGAACTCGCCGACGCCCTGCCCGAGGCGCAGGTCATCGGCTTCGACGACTACTCCGCCATCACCGACCGGCTCGACGACGTCGTCGCCGGCCGTCAGCTCGTGCCGCACGATCCCCGCGACCGGCGCACGCTGCTGCCCATCAGCCCGGCGGACCGCGACGCCTCCCAGGCGCACGTCCCGGGCCACGCGGCCTTCACCGACGCCGCGGGCGCCGAGGGCACCGAGCTGCCCTACCGCGCCGCGATCCCGCGCCGCCGCCTCACCGGCGGTCCGGTCGCCAACCTCAAGATCGCGTCCGGCTGCGACCGCCGCTGCACCTTCTGCGCCATCCCCACCTTCCGCGGTGCCTACATCTCCCGTCAGCCCGACGAGATCCTGCGCGAGGCCGAGTGGCTGGCGGGTGAGGGCGTGCGCGAGGTGTTCCTCGTCAGCGAGAACTCCACGTCCTACGGCAAGGACCTGGGCGACGTCCGCGCGCTGGAGAAGCTGCTGCCGCGCCTGGCCGCGGTCGAGGGCCTGGAGCGCGTGCGCGTCAGCTACCTCCAGCCCGCCGAGGTGCGGCCCGGGCTCATCGACGTGCTCACCGGCACCCCCGGCGTCGTGCCCTACTTCGACCTCTCCTTCCAGCACGCCAGCGGTACCCTGCTGCGGCGCATGCGGCGCTTCGGCGACCGCGAGCGCTTCCTGGAGCTGCTGCGCACGGTCCGCGAGCGCGCCCCCGAGGCCGGCGCCCGCTCCAACTTCATCGTGGGCTTCCCCGGTGAGACCGAGGCCGAGTTCGAGGACCTGGTCGCCTTCCTCAGCGAGGCCAGGCTGGACGCGATCGGCGTCTTCGGCTACTCCGACGAGGACAACACCGAGGCCCTGGACCACCCGGGCAAGCTGTCCGCCGAGGTCATCGGCGAGCGCGTCGACCGGCTCAACCGGCTCTCCGAGGAGCTCATGGCCCAGCGAGCCGAGGAGCGGATCGGCACCGAGGTGACCGTGCTCGTCGAGACCGAGCTGGAGGACGGCGCCTACGAGGGCCGCTCCGGCCACCAGGCGCCCGAGGTGGACGGCAGCACCATCCTCTACGGTGAGAACCTCGCCGTCGGCGACCTGGTGCGCGCCACCGTCATCCAGTCCGCCGGCGCCGACCTGGTCGCCGAACAGGACGAGACCCAGGCGGACGGGGAAGCCGGAGACAGATGA
- the pgsA gene encoding CDP-diacylglycerol--glycerol-3-phosphate 3-phosphatidyltransferase: MSTQEPAASSAPQAPLWNLANVLTMSRLVMVPLFVWFMFLDGSWWRFAAFTVFVLAAITDRIDGEIARRRNLVTDFGKIADPIADKALTGAALVVLSLQGDLWWWVTIAILAREWGITALRFAVLRYGVMPASKGGKLKTVLQIVAISIYLFPLYLLPFAFVFTWAAHLVMAAALAVTLWTGIVYVFDAVRLTRSRGGADS; this comes from the coding sequence ATGAGCACCCAGGAACCCGCGGCGTCGTCCGCGCCCCAGGCCCCGCTGTGGAACCTCGCCAACGTCCTGACGATGAGCCGCCTGGTCATGGTGCCGCTCTTCGTCTGGTTCATGTTCCTGGACGGCTCCTGGTGGCGCTTCGCCGCGTTCACGGTGTTCGTGCTGGCCGCGATCACCGACCGCATCGACGGCGAGATCGCGCGTCGCCGCAACCTGGTCACCGACTTCGGCAAGATCGCCGACCCCATCGCCGACAAGGCGCTCACCGGTGCGGCGCTGGTCGTGCTGTCCCTCCAGGGCGACCTGTGGTGGTGGGTGACCATCGCCATCCTGGCGCGTGAGTGGGGGATCACCGCCCTGCGCTTCGCGGTGCTGCGCTACGGCGTCATGCCCGCGAGCAAGGGCGGCAAGCTCAAGACCGTCCTGCAGATCGTCGCGATCAGCATCTACCTCTTCCCGCTGTATCTGCTGCCCTTCGCCTTCGTGTTCACCTGGGCCGCCCACCTGGTGATGGCGGCCGCCCTGGCGGTCACCCTGTGGACCGGGATCGTGTACGTGTTCGACGCCGTCCGTCTGACCCGCTCCCGGGGAGGGGCCGACTCGTGA
- a CDS encoding N-acetyltransferase, translating into MSVAQFVRPARAADVDTVVDVQVASWRAVYGTLLPDEVVEGLGGDEAREQFRSQWSAALESPPTSRHRLVVATDEEGGTRVVTGFAAFGPAGDPDLWPAKDAEVFALHVDPDRVRQGHGSRLVNACVDTLVEAGFATVHVWVPEQENALRSFFEASGWRPDGARREIDMGRLLPMVRLHAAVSA; encoded by the coding sequence GTGTCAGTAGCCCAGTTCGTCCGTCCAGCCCGCGCCGCCGATGTGGACACCGTCGTGGACGTCCAGGTGGCCTCGTGGCGGGCGGTGTACGGGACGCTGCTTCCGGACGAGGTGGTCGAGGGCCTCGGAGGGGACGAGGCCAGGGAGCAGTTCCGGAGCCAGTGGAGCGCCGCCCTGGAGTCGCCGCCCACGTCCCGCCACCGCCTGGTGGTGGCCACCGACGAGGAGGGCGGCACTCGGGTGGTGACGGGGTTCGCCGCCTTCGGACCGGCGGGTGATCCCGACCTGTGGCCCGCCAAGGACGCGGAGGTCTTCGCCCTGCACGTGGACCCGGACCGGGTCCGTCAGGGGCACGGCAGCCGGCTGGTGAACGCGTGCGTGGACACCCTGGTGGAGGCCGGGTTCGCGACGGTGCACGTGTGGGTGCCCGAGCAGGAGAACGCGCTGCGGTCCTTCTTCGAGGCGTCGGGATGGCGCCCGGACGGTGCGCGCCGGGAGATCGACATGGGCCGCCTCCTGCCGATGGTGCGCCTGCACGCGGCCGTGTCCGCCTAG